One genomic segment of Acinetobacter oleivorans DR1 includes these proteins:
- the gabT gene encoding 4-aminobutyrate--2-oxoglutarate transaminase, which yields MDNQHSALNARKQQATPRGVGVMCQWYAEKAENATLWDKEGNQFIDFAGGIAVLNTGHRHPKVIAAVTEQLTKFTHTAYQVTPYESYVALAERINKRAPIAGPAKSAFFTTGAEAVENAVKIARCYTGRHGIITFGNGFHGRSFMTMAMTGKTAPYKRDFGVMPAGVFHARYPVPAKGISVDAAIESVEDIFSEDIAPHDVAAIVLEPVQGEGGFNVVPAEFLKRLRSICDKHGILLVADEVQSGFARTGKLFAMNYYETKADLITMAKSLGGGFPISGVVGRAEVMDAPNPGGLGGTYAGSPIAVAAAHAVIDAIEEENLCDRANELGAELVVALKDIQQATGDIVTDIRALGSMVAVELETAEQAKVVQNYAMENGLLLLTCGKYGNVIRFLYPLTIPAEQFRQGLDILKQGFATLKAGSAKATEQSA from the coding sequence ATGGATAATCAACATTCTGCACTTAACGCACGTAAACAGCAAGCAACTCCACGTGGTGTAGGCGTGATGTGTCAGTGGTATGCAGAAAAAGCTGAAAATGCCACGCTTTGGGACAAGGAAGGCAACCAATTTATTGACTTTGCTGGTGGTATCGCAGTTTTAAATACAGGCCATCGCCACCCTAAAGTCATTGCAGCGGTGACTGAACAACTTACTAAATTTACTCACACTGCCTATCAAGTAACACCTTATGAAAGCTATGTGGCTTTAGCTGAGCGTATTAATAAGCGTGCGCCAATTGCTGGTCCTGCGAAGTCAGCTTTTTTCACTACAGGTGCAGAAGCAGTTGAAAATGCAGTAAAGATTGCTCGTTGTTACACTGGTCGTCACGGCATTATCACTTTTGGTAACGGTTTTCACGGTCGTTCATTTATGACGATGGCAATGACAGGTAAAACTGCACCTTACAAACGTGATTTCGGTGTGATGCCAGCGGGTGTGTTCCACGCGCGTTACCCAGTACCTGCTAAAGGTATTTCAGTGGACGCGGCAATTGAAAGCGTTGAAGATATTTTCAGTGAAGATATTGCACCACATGATGTTGCAGCAATTGTGCTTGAGCCAGTACAAGGTGAGGGCGGTTTCAATGTGGTGCCAGCTGAGTTCTTAAAACGTTTACGTTCAATTTGCGACAAGCACGGCATTTTGTTGGTTGCTGACGAAGTGCAATCAGGTTTTGCCCGTACTGGTAAATTGTTTGCAATGAACTATTACGAGACTAAAGCAGACCTCATCACCATGGCGAAAAGCTTGGGCGGCGGCTTCCCTATTTCAGGTGTTGTTGGCCGTGCAGAAGTGATGGATGCACCAAACCCAGGTGGACTAGGCGGTACTTACGCAGGTAGCCCGATTGCGGTTGCTGCTGCACACGCGGTTATTGATGCGATTGAAGAAGAAAACTTATGCGACCGCGCAAATGAATTAGGTGCAGAGTTGGTTGTTGCACTTAAAGATATTCAACAAGCAACAGGCGACATCGTAACTGATATTCGTGCATTAGGTTCAATGGTTGCAGTAGAACTTGAAACAGCTGAACAAGCAAAAGTTGTACAAAACTATGCAATGGAAAACGGGTTGTTACTTCTTACTTGTGGTAAATACGGTAATGTAATTCGTTTCTTATATCCATTAACCATTCCTGCTGAGCAATTCCGTCAAGGTCTTGATATCTTGAAACAAGGTTTTGCAACACTAAAAGCAGGTAGTGCAAAAGCAACGGAGCAATCTGCATGA
- a CDS encoding helix-turn-helix domain-containing protein yields MSQPIEIIAKGLNRERQRAGLSLAEVARRAGVAKSTLSQLEAGQGNPSIETLWALCVALNIPFARLMEEPSNQVQVIRCGDGPTVSSEIANYKAILLATCPPHARRDVYLLIVEPGEDRLSEPHPVGSVEHIIVVEGKALVGLIDEAVELGVGDYICYPADQKHIFRALETGTKALLISEQN; encoded by the coding sequence ATGTCTCAGCCAATTGAAATTATTGCCAAAGGTTTAAATCGTGAACGTCAAAGAGCAGGGCTTTCTTTGGCAGAGGTTGCCCGTCGTGCAGGCGTTGCAAAGTCTACACTTTCTCAATTAGAGGCTGGCCAAGGAAACCCAAGCATTGAAACCTTATGGGCACTTTGTGTGGCGTTAAATATTCCATTTGCACGTTTGATGGAAGAACCGAGCAATCAAGTACAAGTCATTCGCTGTGGCGATGGGCCAACAGTGAGTTCCGAGATTGCCAATTACAAAGCAATTTTGCTAGCGACTTGTCCACCGCATGCGCGCCGAGATGTGTATTTATTGATTGTTGAGCCAGGCGAAGACCGTCTTTCAGAACCTCATCCAGTTGGTTCTGTGGAGCACATTATTGTGGTCGAAGGTAAAGCTTTAGTGGGCTTAATTGATGAAGCTGTTGAGCTCGGTGTCGGAGATTATATTTGTTACCCTGCCGACCAGAAACATATCTTTAGAGCCTTGGAAACAGGTACAAAAGCATTATTAATCTCTGAACAAAACTAA
- a CDS encoding LysR substrate-binding domain-containing protein has translation MLKRSNLKFKWIDLTLISSFDDFYYFYLVVKHGGFSAASEAENISKSKLSRRIIDLENKFNVSLIQRTTRHFKVTDLGQEFYEECCKVIAQVECAENVLLKQKSEPQGLVKVSCPPLMMHFQIRKILNQFLKTYPKVEISLELTSRRVDILHDDIDLAIRTNFEPNEDSNLIVRDVIKTDHCLVASPELLQGRTIEHYSELQDFPSISLGTQKQNPIWHLCNIRNGESVDVPYQPRIKSNDLAGVYYAVMDGLGIADLPFLTVESEIRKGTLIHILPDWKSNIGMLQLVYVSRKGQRLVVEKLIETLIEELRRLPESHEGYLPT, from the coding sequence GTGCTTAAGCGCTCTAATCTTAAATTTAAATGGATTGATCTGACATTGATAAGTTCTTTTGATGATTTTTATTATTTCTATTTAGTCGTAAAACACGGCGGCTTTAGTGCGGCCAGTGAAGCCGAAAATATTAGTAAATCTAAGCTCAGCCGACGTATTATTGACCTTGAAAATAAATTTAACGTTAGCCTCATTCAAAGAACAACCCGACATTTTAAAGTGACCGATTTAGGCCAAGAGTTCTATGAAGAATGCTGCAAAGTCATTGCTCAAGTTGAATGTGCAGAAAACGTTTTGTTAAAGCAAAAAAGTGAACCTCAAGGGTTAGTCAAAGTAAGCTGCCCACCTTTAATGATGCATTTTCAAATTAGAAAAATTTTAAATCAGTTTTTAAAAACCTATCCAAAAGTTGAAATATCTCTTGAGCTAACCAGCCGTCGAGTCGATATCTTGCATGATGATATCGATCTCGCGATTCGGACCAATTTTGAACCGAATGAAGATTCAAATTTAATTGTTCGTGATGTGATTAAAACAGATCACTGTCTGGTGGCTTCGCCTGAATTACTGCAAGGCCGTACTATTGAGCATTATTCCGAATTACAAGACTTTCCAAGTATCAGCTTAGGTACTCAAAAACAAAACCCTATTTGGCATTTATGCAATATTCGTAACGGTGAATCAGTTGATGTGCCTTATCAACCACGAATCAAAAGTAATGACTTAGCAGGGGTCTACTATGCAGTGATGGACGGATTAGGCATTGCCGACCTTCCTTTTTTAACCGTCGAATCTGAAATTCGTAAAGGCACACTTATTCATATTCTTCCTGACTGGAAGTCAAATATTGGCATGCTTCAACTGGTCTATGTGTCTAGAAAAGGCCAACGTCTGGTGGTCGAAAAACTCATTGAAACACTGATTGAAGAACTCAGACGTTTACCCGAAAGCCATGAAGGATATCTGCCGACTTAA
- a CDS encoding pirin family protein — protein MKKFLGAYQNNHMHWVGDGFPVYNLFSYDRLGQTLSPFLLLDYAAPYTFSPTTEQQGVGSHPHRGFETVTIAYQGEVTHKDSSGGGGTIKTGDVQWMTAGAGVLHEEFHSPEFAEHGGLFEMVQLWVNLPAHSKMTPGKYQAIEAKEIPDIALDEHGSHLRVIAGEYADAKGAATTFSPLNVWDGKLAKGQKHTLYVPEGHTTLVVILDGAVVVNDANRLEGKTVAILSREGVEFSLNAEEDTKFLVLTGQPLNEPIEGYGPFVMNTKAEIMEAINDFNRGKFGSIMQEG, from the coding sequence ATGAAGAAATTTCTTGGTGCATATCAAAATAACCACATGCATTGGGTGGGTGATGGTTTCCCTGTATATAACCTATTCTCTTATGACCGTTTAGGCCAAACCCTAAGCCCATTTTTGCTACTCGATTATGCAGCGCCTTATACCTTCTCACCAACGACTGAACAGCAAGGTGTAGGCTCGCATCCACACCGTGGCTTTGAAACAGTGACCATCGCCTATCAAGGTGAAGTGACTCATAAAGACTCAAGTGGTGGCGGCGGAACCATTAAAACTGGTGATGTGCAATGGATGACTGCGGGTGCAGGCGTGTTGCATGAAGAGTTCCATTCTCCTGAGTTTGCAGAGCATGGTGGTCTTTTTGAAATGGTGCAATTATGGGTAAATTTACCTGCTCATTCAAAAATGACGCCTGGAAAATATCAAGCAATTGAAGCGAAAGAGATTCCAGACATTGCGTTAGATGAGCATGGCAGTCATTTACGTGTGATTGCTGGTGAATATGCAGATGCAAAAGGTGCAGCAACGACATTTAGTCCATTAAATGTATGGGATGGTAAATTGGCTAAAGGCCAAAAACACACCCTCTATGTACCTGAAGGGCACACCACGCTTGTTGTGATATTAGATGGCGCGGTTGTGGTCAATGATGCAAATCGTCTTGAAGGTAAAACCGTTGCGATTTTGTCTCGTGAGGGTGTTGAGTTTAGCTTAAATGCAGAAGAAGACACTAAATTCTTAGTGTTGACTGGCCAACCACTTAACGAACCAATCGAAGGTTATGGTCCATTCGTAATGAATACCAAAGCTGAGATTATGGAAGCGATTAATGATTTTAATCGTGGAAAATTCGGTTCAATCATGCAAGAAGGATAA
- a CDS encoding NAD-dependent succinate-semialdehyde dehydrogenase, with protein sequence MIQNTLQYLLKHPDIALEAPASNDYIEVNDAATGETLAWVKTYDRAGVEAAINRSAKAQAAWKKQTALARADVLLAWYNLMLEHKENLAQILTAEQGKPLAEARGEIGYAASFIRWFAEQARRIDGEVLTPTLPNQRLLVIKQAIGVTAAITPWNFPAAMITRKAGPAIAAGCSMLVKPAEQTPLTAYALEVLALQAGLPADVLINISGDAVEVGKTLCESDIVRKLSFTGSTQVGRILMQQCAPTIKKLSLELGGNAPVVVFDDANLEQAVQGIMASKYRNSGQTCVCANRIYVQDGIYDALADRLVEAVSKLKVGDGRQEGSTQGPLIDEDAIAKVQSHIADATEKGATVRIGGQRSALGGTFFEPTVLTGVTQDMKVSKEETFGPLAPLFRFKTEDEAVAMANDTEFGLAAYLFTQSTARQWRVGEALEYGMVGINTGAISNEVAPFGGVKQSGLGREGSKFGIEEYVEMKYLCVDLSE encoded by the coding sequence ATGATTCAAAATACTTTGCAGTATTTGTTAAAACATCCTGATATTGCGTTAGAAGCACCTGCATCAAATGACTATATCGAGGTAAATGATGCTGCTACGGGCGAAACTTTGGCATGGGTAAAAACCTATGACCGCGCAGGGGTTGAAGCTGCAATTAACCGTTCGGCAAAAGCGCAGGCTGCTTGGAAAAAGCAAACTGCCTTGGCTCGTGCTGATGTGTTATTGGCATGGTACAACCTCATGCTTGAGCACAAAGAAAATTTAGCTCAAATTTTAACAGCTGAGCAAGGTAAACCATTGGCAGAAGCACGTGGTGAAATTGGTTATGCAGCATCGTTCATACGCTGGTTTGCCGAGCAAGCTCGCCGTATTGATGGTGAAGTATTAACACCTACGTTGCCAAATCAACGTCTGCTCGTGATTAAACAAGCAATTGGTGTTACTGCTGCAATTACGCCGTGGAACTTCCCAGCTGCCATGATTACGCGTAAAGCAGGTCCAGCGATTGCTGCGGGTTGTTCAATGTTGGTTAAACCAGCAGAACAAACGCCGTTAACCGCCTATGCACTTGAAGTATTGGCTTTACAGGCAGGCTTACCAGCCGATGTTTTAATTAACATTAGTGGTGATGCGGTTGAAGTTGGTAAAACCCTATGCGAAAGCGATATTGTTCGTAAGTTAAGCTTCACAGGTTCAACCCAAGTGGGTCGTATCTTGATGCAACAATGTGCGCCAACCATTAAAAAGCTTTCGCTTGAACTCGGTGGGAATGCGCCAGTTGTGGTATTTGACGATGCCAATCTTGAACAAGCTGTTCAGGGCATTATGGCAAGTAAATATCGCAACAGTGGTCAGACCTGTGTTTGCGCTAACCGTATTTATGTTCAAGACGGTATTTACGATGCTTTGGCAGACCGTTTGGTTGAAGCCGTGTCTAAATTGAAAGTTGGTGATGGCCGTCAAGAAGGTTCAACTCAAGGGCCTTTAATTGATGAAGATGCAATTGCAAAAGTTCAGTCTCATATTGCAGATGCAACCGAGAAAGGCGCGACAGTTCGTATTGGTGGTCAGCGTTCGGCACTTGGCGGTACATTCTTTGAACCGACTGTGTTAACTGGCGTAACGCAAGACATGAAAGTGTCTAAAGAAGAAACTTTTGGTCCCCTTGCACCACTATTCCGCTTTAAAACTGAAGATGAAGCAGTGGCAATGGCGAACGATACCGAATTTGGTTTAGCTGCTTATTTGTTTACTCAAAGCACAGCTCGTCAATGGCGAGTGGGTGAGGCACTTGAGTACGGTATGGTCGGCATTAACACGGGCGCGATTTCAAATGAAGTTGCTCCGTTTGGTGGCGTAAAACAGTCAGGTCTAGGCCGTGAAGGTTCAAAATTCGGCATCGAAGAATATGTTGAAATGAAATACCTATGCGTAGACTTATCTGAGTAA
- a CDS encoding AzlC family ABC transporter permease: protein MENRSLYHTMSTYALIKKLSKDTTRSIFFVCLATSVVGMSLGSLAASYGLALWIPLCLSIFVLAGTAEFIFIGFLAVGGSPIAAAIAGLLVNLRHLPFGIAVNELIRGKFSRYFGAHIMNDESVLFGMAQPDFGTKKAAYWLCGIGIMLTWPLGVTAGYFIGSAIPDPKTFGLDAIFPAILIALTFNALKNKSTRKAAFAGSTLALITTPFLASGLPILISLFGLIWGRKK, encoded by the coding sequence ATGGAAAATCGTTCGTTATATCATACTATGTCCACATACGCTCTCATTAAGAAACTTAGTAAAGACACCACCCGCTCAATTTTCTTTGTCTGTCTAGCAACCAGTGTTGTCGGTATGTCTTTAGGTTCACTCGCCGCAAGCTATGGCTTAGCGCTCTGGATCCCGCTTTGCCTATCTATATTTGTGCTCGCAGGAACTGCCGAATTTATTTTTATTGGGTTCTTGGCAGTTGGTGGTAGCCCAATTGCTGCTGCGATTGCAGGACTACTCGTCAATTTAAGACATCTGCCTTTTGGTATTGCGGTCAATGAATTAATCAGAGGTAAATTCTCTCGATATTTCGGGGCTCATATCATGAACGATGAAAGCGTTTTGTTTGGCATGGCACAGCCCGATTTCGGGACAAAAAAAGCCGCTTACTGGCTATGTGGTATAGGCATAATGCTAACTTGGCCACTGGGTGTAACGGCGGGTTATTTTATTGGAAGCGCTATTCCAGACCCAAAAACATTTGGTCTAGATGCCATTTTCCCTGCTATTTTAATTGCACTTACTTTTAATGCTTTAAAGAACAAATCTACCCGAAAAGCTGCATTTGCCGGATCAACTTTGGCACTGATTACCACACCTTTTTTGGCCTCAGGACTTCCAATTCTGATTTCACTTTTTGGCTTGATATGGGGTAGAAAAAAATGA
- a CDS encoding amino acid permease yields the protein MAAHQNGSEANHSQSLKHGLKSRHLTMISIAGVIGGSLFVGSGSIIYNTGPVVFLTYALGGLLVWFIMRMLGEMAVLNPDSGSFSTYADRAIGRWAGFSIGWLYWCTLAMLMGWEAYVAGKILNNWFPFIPIWAYMVVVIGALVAVNLQNVKNYGEFEFWFALIKVIAIVIFLVIGSLAIMHLWPWGNPAASGISNLTSQGFMPNGGSSVITALLGVMFAYIGAEIVTVAAAESANPSKEIRKASNSVVWRIILFYVGSMFVAVCLIPHNNELLKDSTWGTYSVTLSALGIPGARHIVNFVVLTSVCSCFNSALYTCSRMLFSLAKRGDAPKSFGSVNSKSSPWVGVIVSCFFSVIAVILTATKSMDVYDFFMLTTGAATLYVYLTIAYSQLRMRKKLEAEGVKIDFKMWMFPYLTYVVIFAIIGAILTMLIEGTYFKEVIYTTALFGIIVFFGLLSEKLGWGKERRATHLTHTHEEKLV from the coding sequence ATGGCAGCTCATCAAAATGGTTCTGAAGCCAATCACTCCCAAAGTTTAAAACATGGACTCAAATCACGCCACTTAACGATGATCTCGATTGCAGGGGTAATTGGTGGCTCTTTATTCGTAGGCTCGGGCAGTATTATTTACAATACGGGACCTGTAGTTTTTCTAACTTACGCGTTAGGTGGTTTACTCGTTTGGTTCATCATGCGTATGTTAGGCGAGATGGCCGTTTTAAACCCTGATAGTGGCTCTTTTTCAACATATGCTGACCGTGCGATTGGTCGTTGGGCAGGTTTCTCAATTGGCTGGTTGTATTGGTGTACGCTCGCAATGCTCATGGGGTGGGAAGCTTATGTGGCAGGTAAAATTTTAAATAATTGGTTCCCATTTATACCGATCTGGGCCTATATGGTTGTCGTGATTGGTGCATTGGTCGCAGTCAATTTACAAAACGTGAAAAACTATGGCGAATTTGAGTTCTGGTTTGCACTCATCAAAGTCATCGCGATTGTTATCTTCTTGGTGATTGGTAGTTTAGCCATCATGCATTTGTGGCCTTGGGGCAATCCAGCTGCTTCTGGTATTAGCAATTTAACCTCTCAAGGCTTTATGCCAAATGGAGGGTCATCCGTTATTACTGCATTGCTTGGGGTCATGTTTGCTTATATTGGCGCTGAGATTGTTACCGTAGCAGCGGCAGAGTCTGCAAATCCATCTAAAGAAATTCGTAAAGCATCGAACTCGGTGGTTTGGCGAATTATTTTATTCTATGTAGGTTCAATGTTTGTTGCGGTATGTTTGATACCTCATAACAATGAACTTTTGAAAGATTCGACTTGGGGAACCTATAGTGTGACTCTATCTGCACTCGGGATTCCGGGGGCGCGCCATATCGTAAATTTTGTAGTTCTCACGTCGGTATGTAGTTGCTTTAACTCAGCACTGTATACGTGTTCACGTATGCTGTTTTCTTTAGCTAAACGTGGTGACGCACCGAAAAGTTTTGGGTCTGTAAACAGTAAAAGCAGTCCGTGGGTAGGTGTGATTGTGTCATGCTTCTTCTCTGTGATTGCCGTGATTTTAACTGCAACTAAGAGTATGGATGTTTACGACTTTTTCATGCTAACGACAGGTGCAGCAACACTCTATGTGTACCTGACCATTGCTTATTCTCAGCTTCGTATGCGTAAAAAATTAGAAGCTGAAGGTGTGAAAATTGACTTTAAAATGTGGATGTTCCCTTACTTAACTTACGTGGTGATCTTTGCAATTATTGGCGCAATTCTTACCATGTTGATTGAAGGTACCTATTTTAAAGAAGTGATTTACACCACTGCATTGTTCGGCATTATTGTGTTCTTCGGATTGTTGTCTGAAAAATTGGGTTGGGGTAAAGAACGTAGAGCGACCCATTTAACCCATACGCATGAAGAAAAGTTAGTTTAA
- the pdxR gene encoding MocR-like pyridoxine biosynthesis transcription factor PdxR, protein MRSLLGDHLLQRLQQDTEGKLHQRLFRCLRGAIIDGVIQPKTRLPASRDLASEIHVSRNTVLTAYEQLQAEGYLEARTGHGTWVAEKLPESFLNTQNKKKAVSSPKVQNSYALSNRGSNLLGYAAASPHQWGAFVPGAPDVTEFPHHIFSRIQARLSREPDINRLIYSNAGGCIELRSALADYLRVARSVQCDADQIIITEGIHQAIDLVSRALSDIGDRVWIEDPGYWGMRNTLRINGVDIQPMPVDAEGIIPEENPVKPPKLIFVTPSHQYPLGSHLSLDRRRKLIEIARQHNSWIVEDDYDSEFRFSGQPYPSLQGLENDAPVLYMGTFSKTIYPSLRIGYLVVPKPLFSPLRIVAAELYRGGHLLEQKALAEFIREGHYEAHIRRMRLLYGKRRDYLVSLIKRYLGPEFIHEYDEAAGLHLVLKLPNSCDDVAIATTALERGVKVRPLSQYYMQSHAHAERGLLMGFACVNEKDMVMAFGVLLQCLREAGVPTLN, encoded by the coding sequence TTGCGTAGTTTACTTGGAGATCATTTATTACAACGGCTCCAACAGGACACCGAAGGTAAACTACATCAACGCCTTTTCCGTTGTCTGCGTGGTGCCATTATTGATGGCGTCATTCAGCCTAAAACACGCTTGCCCGCTTCACGTGACTTAGCTAGTGAAATTCATGTTTCGAGAAATACTGTTCTTACCGCCTATGAACAGCTACAAGCTGAAGGCTATTTAGAGGCTCGTACGGGACACGGCACATGGGTTGCCGAGAAACTACCAGAGAGTTTTTTAAATACACAAAATAAGAAAAAAGCAGTTTCAAGTCCGAAAGTTCAAAACTCTTATGCGCTCTCAAATCGTGGTTCAAACTTATTAGGCTATGCCGCGGCCTCGCCACACCAATGGGGTGCTTTCGTACCGGGAGCACCCGACGTAACAGAGTTTCCACATCATATTTTTAGTCGTATTCAGGCTCGCCTGAGCCGAGAACCTGACATCAACCGCTTAATTTACAGCAATGCTGGTGGTTGTATTGAACTTCGAAGTGCGTTGGCAGATTACTTGCGCGTTGCACGCTCAGTTCAGTGTGATGCTGACCAAATTATTATTACCGAAGGTATTCACCAAGCGATTGACTTAGTTTCGCGTGCACTGAGTGATATTGGTGATCGCGTCTGGATTGAAGATCCAGGCTATTGGGGAATGCGTAACACTTTGCGTATTAATGGCGTAGATATTCAACCCATGCCAGTCGATGCCGAAGGCATTATCCCCGAAGAAAATCCGGTTAAACCACCTAAACTCATTTTTGTCACGCCATCACACCAATATCCACTGGGTTCACATTTAAGCCTAGATCGTCGACGCAAACTGATTGAGATTGCCCGCCAGCACAATAGCTGGATTGTAGAAGATGATTACGACAGTGAGTTCCGTTTCTCAGGCCAACCGTATCCGTCTTTACAAGGCTTAGAAAATGATGCACCCGTGCTGTACATGGGCACGTTTAGTAAAACTATTTATCCATCTTTAAGAATTGGGTATTTGGTGGTGCCTAAACCCCTCTTTTCACCCCTACGTATTGTGGCAGCTGAACTGTATCGTGGTGGACATTTGCTTGAGCAAAAGGCCCTAGCAGAATTTATTCGTGAAGGTCATTACGAAGCGCATATTCGTCGTATGCGTTTACTTTATGGAAAGAGACGCGATTATTTAGTCAGTCTGATTAAACGCTATCTTGGCCCCGAATTTATTCATGAATATGACGAAGCAGCAGGATTACACTTGGTTTTAAAACTGCCAAACTCTTGCGATGATGTCGCAATTGCAACAACCGCACTTGAACGTGGTGTCAAAGTTCGCCCACTTTCACAGTACTATATGCAATCGCATGCACATGCAGAGCGTGGACTGCTCATGGGCTTTGCCTGTGTAAATGAAAAAGACATGGTGATGGCTTTTGGCGTCTTGCTCCAGTGCTTACGTGAAGCAGGCGTACCTACGCTGAATTAA
- the ycaC gene encoding isochorismate family cysteine hydrolase YcaC — protein MAQDYVRLDKDNAAVLLVDHQAGLLSLVRDIDPDKFKNNVLALADAAKYFNLPTILTTSFENGPNGPLVPELKELFPDAPFIPRPGQINAWDNEDFVKAVKATGKKQLIIAGVVTEVCVAFPALSALAEGFEVFVITDASGTFNELTRDAAWDRMSKAGAQLMTWFGMACELHRDWRNDVEGLGALFSNHIPDYRNLMTSYSFNTSQK, from the coding sequence ATGGCTCAAGATTACGTACGTTTAGACAAGGATAATGCTGCGGTTCTTTTAGTTGACCACCAAGCAGGTTTACTTTCTTTAGTTCGAGATATCGATCCAGACAAATTTAAAAATAATGTATTAGCACTTGCAGATGCTGCGAAATATTTTAATTTACCGACTATTCTTACCACGAGTTTTGAAAACGGTCCAAACGGTCCTTTAGTTCCAGAATTAAAAGAACTTTTTCCAGATGCGCCATTTATTCCACGTCCTGGTCAAATCAATGCATGGGACAATGAAGATTTTGTAAAAGCGGTTAAAGCGACAGGTAAAAAACAACTGATTATTGCCGGTGTGGTCACTGAGGTTTGTGTGGCATTCCCAGCTTTATCTGCACTCGCTGAAGGCTTTGAAGTGTTTGTGATTACCGATGCTTCTGGTACTTTCAATGAATTAACGCGTGATGCTGCTTGGGACCGTATGTCAAAAGCAGGCGCTCAGCTGATGACTTGGTTCGGTATGGCATGTGAGTTACACCGTGACTGGCGTAATGATGTAGAAGGTCTTGGTGCACTCTTCTCAAATCATATTCCTGATTACCGTAACCTGATGACCAGCTATAGCTTTAATACATCGCAAAAATAA